The genomic region AAACCAATAGCGCATTGTATTGATCACACAATTCACGTACTTGCTTGGCAAATTCAACGTCAGCTGGGATGATTCCGCCTTCACCTTGAATGGGTTCCATAACAACGGCACAGGTTTTATCGCTAATAATCGCTTTAAGTTGCTCAATATCATTGTAGTCACAATGTTTGATGCCACCAGGCGTCGGCTCAAAACCTTCTTTGTATTTTGCTTGACCGCCTACAGAAACGGTAAACAAGGTACGACCATGGAAAGATTTATAAAAGGCGATAATTTCGTGCTTTTCTGGGCCAAAATTATCAAACGCGTAACGACGAGCGAGTTTAAAAGCAGCTTCGTTGGCTTCTGCGCCACTGTTAGCAAAGAAAACTCGATCGGCAAAGGTCTTTTCAGTCAACTTTTTCGCCAATCGTAGCGCTGGTTCGTTAGTCATAACATTGGATAAATGCCAAAGTTGTCCAGCTTGCTCGCGCATAACATCGACTAGGGTCGGGTGTGAATGACCCAATGCAGTAACAGCAATACCGCCTGCAAAATCTATGTATTCTTTGCCTTCTTTGTCCCATACGCGAGAGCCTTCGCCACGCACTGGAATAATCGCAGAAGGTGCATAGTTTGGAGTCATTACTTCGTCAAAGGTTGCTCTCGTTACTTGTTGCGTCACTTTTCTATCCATCCTAAAAAAAGACCTCTTAAAAATAGGTGGCTGCAATAGCAGCCACCAGTTGGTTTATATCAGATTTCTCAACTCACGAATAGCGACAGTTACCATAGCAAGCGTTAATTCGCTCTCGGCTTTTATTTCACTAAAAGTCGCGCGGTAGTGCTTGATGCTGTCATTATTTGATTCGCGCCAATGAGTCAGACGTTGCTCCAGTTTCTTGATATCGACACTGGATTGAATGACTTCTTGGGTGAGTGTTCTTAAGCTATTATCCACTTCGTCGCCTAGACCCGCTTTTGCACGACGCTGCCACATATCGTCAGCCGATAGCTCGCTAACTTTATGACGCAACCAATGCAGCTCTAAGTCCATTTCAAGGGCGAAGTAGGTTTGAGCAACATCCAGTACTTCGGTATCGGTATTTGCCGCGACGCGAATAATGTCTAATCCGTAGAATAGGTAGTGTAGAGACGATAGTCTTTCCGCTACCTCTGCTGGGATGTTTTGCTCAACAAGGTTGGCAGCAATATCGGCCAGATGCGCTTGACTGGATTCAGTCAAAATTGCCTGCATGTTGGCTCTAATCACTTCAACACCTGGTTTGTAAGTGTCTTTCAAACGCTGGATCGATAAACTCTCACGAGTGTTACGCAATAGCCAAAGGGTTGCTCGCTCTAGAAGTCCTTGAATACGAATCAGCAAACTATTTAAAACCGTGTTAGAGACGGTAAAGTCTAGTTCGTTGATTGCATCCCAAAGTGCTGGAATACCAAAAATGTCTTCCGCTGCCATGTATGCACGCACGACATTCAAAGAAGTCGCACCAGTTTCTTCTTGCATGTAAGTGCTGAACGTTGGCCCCATGCGGTTGCCTAGGTTGTTTGTCACATGTCCTGCGATGATTTCTTGAATCAACGGATGTGACGCCATTTGGCCGCCGAAATGCTTGGTTAGCTGGGTTGGGAAGTATTCATTGATTTGAGTGGTCAAATCGACGTCTTCGCCAATACCGTCTTCTACTAATTGCTCAGACAGTTTGATTTTTGAATAAGCTAGCAGGACAGAAATTTCTGGACGCGCTAAGCCTAAACCTTTGTTTAAGCGTTTTTTGATTTGTGTATCGCTAGGCAAGTACTCTATTTCACGATTCAAACGACCTTCACGGACAAGAGATTGAATCAAACGCCAATGATCTGTTAAACGTTCTGGTGCTTGTGCGTTTGCCAAAGACAATACATGACTTTGGCCACGGTTATGTCTTAATACCAGTTTACCCACTTCATCGGTCATTTCTGCGAGCAAACTATTACGTTGTTTCTCGGTC from Marinomonas rhizomae harbors:
- a CDS encoding aspartate aminotransferase family protein, whose protein sequence is MDRKVTQQVTRATFDEVMTPNYAPSAIIPVRGEGSRVWDKEGKEYIDFAGGIAVTALGHSHPTLVDVMREQAGQLWHLSNVMTNEPALRLAKKLTEKTFADRVFFANSGAEANEAAFKLARRYAFDNFGPEKHEIIAFYKSFHGRTLFTVSVGGQAKYKEGFEPTPGGIKHCDYNDIEQLKAIISDKTCAVVMEPIQGEGGIIPADVEFAKQVRELCDQYNALLVYDEVQSGVGRTGTLYAYEQLGVKPDVLTTAKALGNGFPVGAMLATEKAAKSLAFGTHGSTYGGNPMACAIAEAVIDIIDTPEVLGGVAKRHDLFVEGLKAINEKYHVFKDIRGMGLLIGAEMVDSLTGKAGEIIKAAAEEGLFALVAGPNVLRLAPSLIIPEQDIAEGLARLDKAIATVVANNKAA